The Alteromonas mediterranea DE genome contains the following window.
CCCAGTTTCAACGCGTGATTATGTTGGCAAGGGCGCAGTGGATAAAGACCAAACAACAAACGGTGTTGATCTACGAAACTGAGTTTGATGCTAGCGGCAATATAAGACAGCACAAAGACGTTGCGGCCGAGTTGTTCGTTAACCGAAAAGGATGGCCTGAAGGCTTTAAAGAAGGTCAGGGAAAGGCCTGTGAATATTTATACACGTTGGCAACGTTAAGAGAGGCCGATGTGTCATCCGAAATATCGGTTAGCGATAGATACGCGAATGGATATTTGCAATGTGTATTTCGCATTCAAGACAAAATTTGGTTTGAGTATAACGCTGGTAGCGGCGTTGTGAGGGAAGTAAACAGGTAACTAAGCGTTGGAACAATCGCTTATTTTGTAACTTAGGAGATGGTATGAACACCAAACAGCAAGGCTTTACGCTTATTGAGCTTATCATTGTTGTCATTATTTTAGGCTTGCTTGCGGCAACTGCTTTACCGCGCTTTATCGACGTTACTGATGAAGCCCGTGAAGCCAGTGTAGAAGGTGTTGCGGGTGGCTTCGCTGCTGCCGTTGGCCTTGTAAGAGCACAATGGGAAGTAGAAGGTCGACCAAGCGGCAATAACGGGAATGGTAACGGTACGGTTGTCACCTATGACCAAACTCAAGTTGGAGTTGATGGCACCATTGGATACCCAACAGGTAGCCCAACAGGCAACACGCTTATTTCGACAGTGAATGCGACTGAATGTAAAAACGTGTTTGACCTTATTCTTCAGTCATCACCAACCAATACTACGTCAACTAATGACGCGGTGGTCGCAGATTTCAGATATGCAGTGCGCGAAGACGATTCGGGAACAAATGCGCTTTGCGTTTACTATCTTGTCGAGTCTATGGGGTTACCAAATACCTCTGCACCCGCAGACGGTACGCCCGACGGCACCAGCTTCGACGGTTTCACTTACAACCCTGCCACTGGCCAGGTTACTGTTTTTTAATCAATACTCAGGAAGTCTAATTATGCAAAAAGTTTCAACACAAAAGGGTTTTACCCTAATCGAGTTAATCATCGTTATTGTCCTGCTGGGTATCCTTGCGGTAACAGCAGCACCTAAGTTTTTAAACCTTCAAGATGATGCACGTGACTCTGTATTACAGGGCATCGCTGGGTCAATTGAGTCAGCCGCCTCCATTGTGTACGGAAAAGCGCTTATCCAAGATGCAGCTGGTAGCGCAGATTCGTCTGTAACTGTTGACGGTACAACATTAGACGTTGTTTACGGTTACCCAGATGCAAGCGATGTTGCCAATTTAACAGCCATCATTGAGGTCGATTTGGGCGCAGAGAGTGATTATGCTGCTGTTTCAAACGATACAGATACAGTGACAATATACTATACTGGCGACTATGATGAAGCGCCAGATCCAGGCGCTGCATGTTCTCTCTCGTATGTTAACTCTGGAGCTGAGGGCGAGCGTCCAGCTATTACGGTTACGCCTTGCGAAGGTTAATGTGAAGAAAAACGGTTTTACACTCGTAGAACTTATTATAACCATCTTGGTTATTGGGGTGCTGGCGGTAACCGCCGCACCTCGCTTTCTTGGTAACGACACCGAAGAGGCCATTGCTCTTCGCGACCGAACCCTTCAATTTGTACGTAATATGCAGCTTCGCGCCATGCAAAACGTACAAGACATTAGCTGTGTGAAAATATCCGCGTCAATTATTGCACCGCCTGCTGGGCACGACTGTGCAAATGCCCTATCTACCGCCTTCGATAGTGATCAAGTTGTCAACGCATCCAGCACCGATTTTACGTTTCAAACGGCAGATGAGAACGGCGATAGCTTTTCTCAAATCCAGTTTGACGGCTTTGGCCGCCCACGAAATATTGCCTGCGCCACCACCTGCAAAATTCAAATAAGCACCTTTGCGATGTGCCTTCAAAATGAAGGGGCAATTTATGCGTGCTAAGTTACCTAAGTCACAAACCGGTTTTACCTTGCTAGAACTGGTGATTGGTATTGTTGTATTTACCATT
Protein-coding sequences here:
- a CDS encoding prepilin-type N-terminal cleavage/methylation domain-containing protein, giving the protein MNTKQQGFTLIELIIVVIILGLLAATALPRFIDVTDEAREASVEGVAGGFAAAVGLVRAQWEVEGRPSGNNGNGNGTVVTYDQTQVGVDGTIGYPTGSPTGNTLISTVNATECKNVFDLILQSSPTNTTSTNDAVVADFRYAVREDDSGTNALCVYYLVESMGLPNTSAPADGTPDGTSFDGFTYNPATGQVTVF
- a CDS encoding type II secretion system protein codes for the protein MQKVSTQKGFTLIELIIVIVLLGILAVTAAPKFLNLQDDARDSVLQGIAGSIESAASIVYGKALIQDAAGSADSSVTVDGTTLDVVYGYPDASDVANLTAIIEVDLGAESDYAAVSNDTDTVTIYYTGDYDEAPDPGAACSLSYVNSGAEGERPAITVTPCEG
- a CDS encoding type II secretion system protein, which gives rise to MKKNGFTLVELIITILVIGVLAVTAAPRFLGNDTEEAIALRDRTLQFVRNMQLRAMQNVQDISCVKISASIIAPPAGHDCANALSTAFDSDQVVNASSTDFTFQTADENGDSFSQIQFDGFGRPRNIACATTCKIQISTFAMCLQNEGAIYAC